A genomic segment from Mastacembelus armatus unplaced genomic scaffold, fMasArm1.2, whole genome shotgun sequence encodes:
- the LOC113131267 gene encoding putative leucine-rich repeat-containing protein DDB_G0290503 codes for MCLLMKGRKPASDSSSKWRLFLLLLPRLVLKLFDSCLAAAGFGFRMNSAPLFFLPFCLVSHVSQGRSESLVPQVGHIGTGVDPPAVLPVLWDELRGLKELVLSLRADEVGRRLVLRSLESRLRDREVEAEQQRQSLDELGERTEADKKLLMELNSDLRRKVEQLEEQEEARAVELASLQLRLNVSECSVVDLKKKNSALAAELPFLQTRLRASESTVEQLRRKNAVLAARICNTESLMEELRTQISEFSASNSSSNESERPSRLNARVEELSTNSEVLQSRLNSLEEKLNTSAEKQQLTTVLDQLRNRLNSSQCYLDELMRSSADQSGRLFSVETRLKDMETHLDELKTQNTAEVSVVKSRLTEAAVHADSMKQLQVRLSTAESHLHQLQTKQTDQISKLMTLQGKVNMTESLLDNMNTESLSRLRISEKQLEDLKMENTVQSNQLSSMESKLTDSSNTTAALELRLSTSKMQLEHVKAENTELLSRLRAGEKQLEDLKTENTDRTFDLMNLQSQVNTTESLLDKLNTELLNSLRISEKQLEGLKTENAALEVRLGSAETYLEQLQAHAAVQSDQLSLMASRLTDTNATAALEVRLSSSEAHLEQLEAHAAVLETRLSVSEQHLEDLKTESTDELKVAFSAGLTDSGSVGPFDEETTLIFSKTITNVGRAYNKTAGVFTAPVRGVYFFSFTATDYLKGYMGLHLYRNNQPIVFSLDLNDHGGYASTSNAVALQLEEGDRVRLSLPASYRLYDDSQNFCIFSGFLLFPV; via the exons ATGTGTTTATTAATGAAAGGGAGGAAACCTGCTTCTGACTCCTCCTCCAAGTGGAGgcttttcctgctgcttttaCCAAGATTAGTGTTAAAGCTGTTCGACTCGTGTTTGGCAGCAGCAGGTTTTGGTTTCAGGATGAATTCTgctcctctgttttttctgcCGTTCTGTTTGGTGTCACATGTCAGTCAGGGACGATCGGAGTCTCTTGTCCCCCAAGTGGGACACATCGGGACTGGGGTTGACCCCCCTGCAGTGCTCCCTGTCCTCTGGGATGAGCTGCGGGGGTTGAAGGAGCTGGTCCTGAGCCTGAGGGCAGATGAGGTGGGGAGGCGTCTGGTCCTGCGGAGCCTGGAGAGCCGGCTGAGGGACCGAGAGGTGGAGGCTGAGCAGCAGAGGCAAAGCCTGGATGAACTAGGGGAGAGGACGGAGGCCGACAAGAAGCTGCTGATGGAGCTCAACTCAGACCTGAGGAGAaaggtggagcagctggaggagcaggaggaag CTCGAGCGGTTGAATTGGCGTCACTGCAGTTGAGGCTGAACGTGAGCGAGTGCTCAGTGGTGGatctgaagaagaagaactcAG CTCTGGCGGCCGAGCTGCCGTTCCTGCAGACGAGACTGAGGGCGAGTGAGAGCACGGTGGagcagctgaggaggaagaacGCAG TCTTGGCAGCCAGAATCTGTAACACCGAGAGTCTGATGGAGGAGCTGAGGACGCAGATCTCAG AATTCTCAGCCTCCAACAGTTCATCCAATGAGTCTGAGCGGCCGAGTCGTCTGAACGCCCGTGTGGAGGAGCTGAGCACAAACTCTGAAG TTCTGCAAAGTCGACTGAACTCGCTGGAGGAAAAACTCAACACGTCTGCTGAGAAACAGCAGCTCACCACCGTCCTCG atcAACTGAGAAACAGACTGAACTCCAGCCAGTGTTACCTGGATGAGCTGATGAGAAGCTCTGCAG ATCAAAGTGGTCGACTGTTTTCTGTAGAGACTCGACTGAAAGACATGGAGACGCACCTGGACGAGctgaagacacaaaacacag CTGAAGTTTCCGTGGTGAAATCCAGACTGACAGAGGCTGCAG TTCATGCTGATTCcatgaagcagctgcaggtcaGACTGAGCACTGCTGAGAGTCACCTACATCAGCTGCAGACCAAACAGACCG accaaATCTCCAAACTGATGACCCTGCAGGGGAAAGTGAACATGACAGAGAGTCTGCTGgacaacatgaacacag AGTCGTTGAGCAGGCTGAGGATCAGTGAGAAGCAGCTGGAAGATCTGAAGATGGAAAATACAG ttcagtcCAATCAGCTTTCCTCAATGGAGTCCAAactgacagacagcagcaacaCCACTGCAG CTCTGGAGCTCAGACTGAGCACCAGCAAGATGCAGCTGGAACATGTGAAGGCTGAAAACACAG AGTTATTGAGCAGACTGCGCGCCGGAGAGAAGCAGCTGGAAGATCtgaagactgaaaacacag ATCGAACCTTTGACCTGATGAACCTGCAGAGTCAAGTGAACACCACTGAGAGTCTGTTGGACAAACTGAACACAG AGCTGCTGAACAGCCTGAGGATCAGTGAGAAGCAGCTGGAAGGTCTGAAGACAGAAAACGCAG ctCTGGAGGTCAGACTTGGATCTGCTGAGACATATCTGGAACAGTTGCAGGCTCACGCTGCAG ttcagtctgatcAACTTTCCCTGATGGCCTCCCGACTGACAGACACCAATGCCACTG CAGCGCTGGAGGTCAGACTGAGCTCCAGTGAGGCACATCTGGAACAGCTGGAGGCTCATGCTGCAG TTCTTGAGACCCGACTGAGTGTGAGTGAACAGCATTTGGAAGATCTGAAGACAGAAAGCACAG aTGAGCTGAAAGTGGCGTTTTCAGCTGGTCTGACTGACTCAGGATCTGTTGGTCCATTTGATGAAGAAACCACTCTGATCTTCTCTAAAACCATCACCAACGTAGGCCGAGCCTACAACAAGACTGCAG GTGTGTTCACGGCTCCTGTCAGAGGAGTTTACTTCTTCAGCTTCACAGCTACAGATTACCTGAAAGGTTACATGGGTCTGCACCTGTACAGGAACAACCAGCCAATCGTCTTCAGCTTGGACCTGAACGACCACGGCGGCTACGCCTCCACATCCAACGCTGTGgctctgcagctggaggaggGTGATCGAGTCCGCCTCAGTCTGCCTGCCAGCTACCGGCTCTACGACGACTCCCAAAACTTCTGCATTTTCTCGGGTTTCCTGCTGTTCCCCGTGTGA